From Nicotiana tabacum cultivar K326 chromosome 22, ASM71507v2, whole genome shotgun sequence, one genomic window encodes:
- the LOC107774635 gene encoding stearoyl-[acyl-carrier-protein] 9-desaturase, chloroplastic isoform X1, with protein sequence MALKLNAFNFQSHKYSSFVLPPMVSLRSPKFFMAASLRSGTKEVETKKPFSPPREVHVQVTHSMPPQKIEIFKSMEDWADQNLLVHLKPVEKCWQPQDFLPDPASDGFHEQVKELRERAKEIPDDYFVVLVGDMITEEALPTYQTMLNTLDGVRDETGASPTSWAIWTRAWTAEENRHGDLLNKYLYLSGRVDMRAIEKTIQYLIGSGMDPRTENNPYLGFIYTSFQERATFVSHGNTARLAKEHGDIKLAQICGIIAADEKRHETAYTKIVEKLFEIDPDGTVLAFADMMRKKISMPAHLMYDGRDDNLFDHFSAVAQRLGVYTAKDYADILEFLVGRWKVADLTGLSGEGRKAQEYVCGLPPRIRRLEKRAQGRAKQGPIMPFSWIYDREVKL encoded by the exons ATGGCGTTGAAGTTGAATGCCTTCAACTTTCAATCTCACAAATACTCTTCTTTTGTTCTTCCACCAATGGTGAGCCTTAGATCTCCTAAGTTTTTCATGGCTGCTAGCCTTCGTTCTGGTACAAA GGAAGTTGAGACAAAGAAGCCTTTTTCTCCTCCTCGTGAGGTTCATGTTCAAGTAACACACTCTATGCCGCCTCAAAAAATTGAGATTTTTAAATCTATGGAGGACTGGGCGGATCAAAATTTATTGGTTCACCTGAAACCAGTGGAAAAATGCTGGCAACCACAGGATTTCCTGCCCGATCCTGCTTCAGACGGATTTCATGAACAAGTCAAGGAATTGAGGGAGAGGGCTAAGGAGATTCCAGATGATTATTTTGTTGTTCTAGTTGGGGATATGATCACAGAAGAAGCCCTTCCAACATATCAGACTATGCTTAATACACTGGATGGTGTCCGTGATGAAACCGGAGCAAGCCCTACTTCTTGGGCCATTTGGACACGGGCCTGGACTGCCGAAGAGAACCGGCACGGTGACCTCCTCAACAAGTATCTTTATCTTTCAGGTAGAGTGGACATGAGAGCTATTGAGAAGACAATCCAATACTTAATTGGATCTGGAATG GATCCTAGGACAGAAAACAATCCATACCTAGGATTTATTTACACATCATTCCAAGAGAGGGCAACTTTTGTCTCCCATGGGAACACAGCTAGACTTGCTAAGGAGCATGGGGACATCAAGCTAGCTCAAATATGCGGGATAATTGCTGCAGACGAGAAGCGCCACGAGACAGCCTACACCAAGATTGTTGAAAAGCTTTTCGAGATCGACCCTGATGGCACTGTGCTAGCATTTGCTGATATGATGAGGAAAAAGATATCTATGCCAGCACACTTGATGTACGATGGGCGCGACGACAACCTCTTTGATCACTTCTCAGCAGTTGCTCAGCGTCTCGGCGTCTACACTGCTAAAGACTATGCAGATATACTGGAGTTTCTTGTAGGTAGGTGGAAAGTGGCTGATCTTACTGGATTATCTGGAGAAGGAAGAAAAGCTCAGGAATACGTATGCGGGTTGCCACCAAGAATCCGAAGATTGGAAAAAAGAGCTCAGGGTAGGGCAAAACAAGGACCAATCATGCCATTTAGCTGGATATATGATAGAGAGGTGAAGCTCTAA
- the LOC107774635 gene encoding stearoyl-[acyl-carrier-protein] 9-desaturase, chloroplastic isoform X2 gives MPPQKIEIFKSMEDWADQNLLVHLKPVEKCWQPQDFLPDPASDGFHEQVKELRERAKEIPDDYFVVLVGDMITEEALPTYQTMLNTLDGVRDETGASPTSWAIWTRAWTAEENRHGDLLNKYLYLSGRVDMRAIEKTIQYLIGSGMDPRTENNPYLGFIYTSFQERATFVSHGNTARLAKEHGDIKLAQICGIIAADEKRHETAYTKIVEKLFEIDPDGTVLAFADMMRKKISMPAHLMYDGRDDNLFDHFSAVAQRLGVYTAKDYADILEFLVGRWKVADLTGLSGEGRKAQEYVCGLPPRIRRLEKRAQGRAKQGPIMPFSWIYDREVKL, from the exons ATGCCGCCTCAAAAAATTGAGATTTTTAAATCTATGGAGGACTGGGCGGATCAAAATTTATTGGTTCACCTGAAACCAGTGGAAAAATGCTGGCAACCACAGGATTTCCTGCCCGATCCTGCTTCAGACGGATTTCATGAACAAGTCAAGGAATTGAGGGAGAGGGCTAAGGAGATTCCAGATGATTATTTTGTTGTTCTAGTTGGGGATATGATCACAGAAGAAGCCCTTCCAACATATCAGACTATGCTTAATACACTGGATGGTGTCCGTGATGAAACCGGAGCAAGCCCTACTTCTTGGGCCATTTGGACACGGGCCTGGACTGCCGAAGAGAACCGGCACGGTGACCTCCTCAACAAGTATCTTTATCTTTCAGGTAGAGTGGACATGAGAGCTATTGAGAAGACAATCCAATACTTAATTGGATCTGGAATG GATCCTAGGACAGAAAACAATCCATACCTAGGATTTATTTACACATCATTCCAAGAGAGGGCAACTTTTGTCTCCCATGGGAACACAGCTAGACTTGCTAAGGAGCATGGGGACATCAAGCTAGCTCAAATATGCGGGATAATTGCTGCAGACGAGAAGCGCCACGAGACAGCCTACACCAAGATTGTTGAAAAGCTTTTCGAGATCGACCCTGATGGCACTGTGCTAGCATTTGCTGATATGATGAGGAAAAAGATATCTATGCCAGCACACTTGATGTACGATGGGCGCGACGACAACCTCTTTGATCACTTCTCAGCAGTTGCTCAGCGTCTCGGCGTCTACACTGCTAAAGACTATGCAGATATACTGGAGTTTCTTGTAGGTAGGTGGAAAGTGGCTGATCTTACTGGATTATCTGGAGAAGGAAGAAAAGCTCAGGAATACGTATGCGGGTTGCCACCAAGAATCCGAAGATTGGAAAAAAGAGCTCAGGGTAGGGCAAAACAAGGACCAATCATGCCATTTAGCTGGATATATGATAGAGAGGTGAAGCTCTAA